From the genome of Oryza glaberrima chromosome 1, OglaRS2, whole genome shotgun sequence:
CATGGGGAAAGTGGGGTGGGCTATAAGGTGAATGCAGACCATCCATCCACAAAAGAGGTTTGTAGGCTATAAGCCTACAGATTCTCCATGTTCCCATGAGATGACTCACCTTTTAACTGTCAATGGAGTTTCTggattctagttttttttttgttgttattagccACTTCTTCAGAAACAGATAGGTTATTCCAAATACGAAATTAATAGTGTTTTATGAATAGCAGTAGAGCTAATCAACAGAACCCAATACAAATCACATAAGTCAAGTATCATGTAGGAATTTCAAGTTCCAGTTCCAAATGTATGAAGTGTAATGTCATAGTCGGCATCAGGTTTGTTGGCTCCCTATGAAAAATCCATTGTGTAATTGCAATTATATGCAATTGGTGATCTGTACCCAATATCATAACTCATAAGAACTGAAGCAGTAGAACCTTTGATTCAATAGTTCCACATGTTATTGCCTCCTTAATTGGTCCACAGGAATATATAGAGAATGTTTCACTGTGCTTCATGATAAAGCCAAAAATGACATTTTGAGTCAACACACATGTTCAATTCAGTAAGTTTTCACTTGAAATATTACCCCTTGAATATTTGGGTaacttcaacttttttttttatccctgGGAAGTGGGAACCCATGTGCTAAAACACCAGTTTTCAAGGTCAAACTCGAGATCATTTTGTACATTTGCTGAGTTTTTAAAAGGTGAAATAGAAACATTACCCTGAAACTGacctacaattttttttcttcttctttttcttctttttttttctttttttttggggtggtGACTTCTCAATTTTGAAGCAACTAAGTTTTCTTAGTTTTACTTGAACAAGGTCAACCAAAATGCATCATTTTGTATAACTAAACTGTCCTTTTTATATTATTGTACCTGACTAACTGCTTGGCTGACTATTGGGTTTCATGCATGTCATCCTACACTGGATGTGCTCCACATGTTCTTTAGTATTATCGCACTGACATCGATTATAAATAGTCTAAACCACCCATCAGAACTTATTGGCTGCTCTCAATTCATTACTATACTGTATATCATTCTTACTACAATACAAGGAACCTGTGTATCATTCTAAACTTCAATGCGACAGCAGAACAGAACTGCAACAAATAAAGGTGATCTGGTCAAACAAGCATACTCCTAAGTCCACTGAACACTGGTGTTGGCACCTCACTACCCTGAAGCCTAGCAACCTTGTGATAAAACCTTTTAACATAAATGGCATTAAGCCCAAACTGTGCTTTACTGTCACAACATGACCTATTCATCACTGAGTTCTGATAAAATCCTAGTAGTTCTGAACCTTTTCACTTATTTTCTCCTGAAGCATTTCACTTCATTCTACTGAATGTTAGTAGAATTACGATCAGAGAGTATGGTCCTACTCATTGGCAAAAATGGGCTTGTTGATGTAGCTTGCAGATGTATGGTCCTGTGGTGTGACTCTTTACGTCATGCTTGTGGGAGCCTACCCATTTGAAGACCAGGATGACCCCAAGAACATTCGCAAAACCATTCAGGTGACAAGCTGAACCCTTAAGTCATTCATATCCATCCAATTTCTGCAGGTTTTCTTTTTGTGACTCGCTTCCTCATTCCAGTCGCTGTTGTTCATCCACAGAGAATAATGTCAGTGCAATATAAGATACCAGATTACGTCCACATATCTGCAGAATGCAAACAGCTTATTGCCCGCATTTTTGTCAACAATCCATTGAGGGTAATATAACTCAAATTTTATTTCCATTTTATTTTGAGGAAACCATGGTGTATCTGTCCTGCAATCTGTCCTTAACCTAACATGTTATTAACACAATAATTTGAATGTTGTCCAGAGAATCACGATGAAGGAAATAAAGAGCCACCCGTGGTTCTTGAAGAACCTCCCCAGGGAGCTCACGGAGACTGCGCAAGCCATGTACTACAGGAGGGACAACTCCGTGCCTTCCTTCTCAGACCAGACCTCAGAAGAGATCATGAAGATTGTTCAAGAAGCAAGAACCATGCCGAAATCATCCAGGACAGGCTACTGGAGCGACGCGGGTtcagacgaggaggaggagaaggaagaggaagagaggccAGAAGAgaacgaggaagaggaggaagatgagtaCGATAAGAGGGTCAAAGAGGTCCATGCGAGCGGGGAGCTCCGTATGAGCTCACTGCGCATATGAAAAAGTTTGTGTGCAGCTATTGTGTAGATAATCTGGCTTACTATGGAACTGCGGTGCATGCAATTTTCGCTGTAAATTTGCTTCTGTTTGGCGTTTCTTCGTGTAACATAACTTACTTGGGGGCGCTTGGACTTCAATTGTCTGATTATGTTTTGTAAGTACCTACATATTAAGCGTATGCTATGTACTTGGTGAGAAACTTCTAGCACCACATGTCAGCAATTGTACAGTATATTATTGGAATACCGCAGCTTTGCCATTGCCTCCAAAACTGGCCCTATACATCTGTCCAACAAACTGCAATTCCACAAGCAACAGCCAAACATAGCaatttgcaattttgcattCCTTTAGCCATGCCAGCTCTATCCAGGATGACCTCATACAAGCCTGGGGGTAGAGGCAACCATTCCTTTAGCCATGCCGATGAGAGTATCCAGGCATGCCAGCTCTATCCATCCAGGCAACCATTCCTTCATACAAGCCTGGGGGTAGAGCATTCATATGAACCTTGGATGAGAGTATCCAGGCATGCCAGCTCTATCCATCCAGGCAACCATTCCTTTAGCCATGCCAGCCTGGGGGTAGATCATACAAGCCTGGGGTAGAGCATTCATATGAACCTTGGATGAGAGTATCCAGGCAACCAGACAGGCCAATGGCAAATTTAGGCCATCTATATTAGAGTTGCTGGAGCCTGGACCCACTAATTTAAATCGAAAAATAACAGCAAACGGAGGAGCAGAATTAGTCAAATTAAAATGTAGAAGAATACACAACTGGGTTAGACCGCATCACCGTGGTCTTCACAAAATATGTTGCATTGCCCGCTACAGAAGCATGAATTTCAATGATTAGCATGCTCTTCAAAATGAAACAGTAGttacaatttacaaattatCTCTGCTGAATCGACGCGCTGAAAATTTTGTAATGTCAATTAGTAACAACAGTTTCAAATGCTGATGTGTAATTATTTATGTTAAGATCAACTAAATGCTATGGAGATGGCAAATCAACATGTACAGAGCTAGCAACATATGAGATCAGAACTGTACTGTGACGTGTGTTTGCCTGGTTAGCAACTTAAAGCATTTCAGTTAGCATTGGTTAGCAGCACTAGTGTTAGAATATATACTTACTAACTCGAAAAAAGTGAGGTGCTATTGTAAAATTAGTCACCTTTTGAGATCACAACAAAAACATCGTCTAGCGACCACTTCCTAATCTCAGACTTCTGTTCTGGATTAATGATTGCCTGGTCATCCTTGGCAAGGCGGTAGCCAATGACAACCTCGTCTCTTTCACGAGCCCTGaccattatatcaaagaaaCTCAATTCCTCTTGCTCATAGAGGTAAAACTCAGCTGAACGTATGCACATCTCGTTGCCCTGTAGCAAGCAAAGAATTACCCCAATCAGATGCAAGGCAAAACAATATGGGTAAACAACCGTCTTTGTGGAATGGAAAATCTATTACTCTATGTTAGCTGAACAAAGCAGTGTTTTGAGCATGGTTGTGAAAATGCATttgcaatattttaaaaaagcatGCTGTAATTTTTGTAGTACCTCCTCAGCAAAAAGTTCTTCAAGAACTCTGTTGATTTGTTTGTCCTCTGCTACCATTGCTAATGCCATGCTGACAAGTTCATTTGATAGAACATAGTCGCTGATTTTGGAGACAGATACAAGGTTTCTGGTTCTGGAATCCAGAATTTCACTGATAATTATTGATTTATCTGATGCGTGCTGCATCTCCCGAATCCAGGAGCTGTGACAGAAGCCATTGTAACGCAGAGGTGATTTTAGTTCCTTTGATGGAAGACGTTTAGACTGTAGAAGAAGGCACGCATTAGTAATGCGAATGTTGTGTATCAGTTATACACTTGTACTACCAGGCTTCTTGTTAATTACCTGAATGTCGCGAATTAGAAGAAGTGTAGCTAAAGAACGTGAATCAGAATGTACGATGGAATCCTCCACTGACTCATCTGCAAGAATTAAAATCTGTCGTTTCAAAGTTAGCACTGGGTTTATTTACAAAAACTGTAGATCAGAAAGGTGTCTATGACAGTACTTAAATTATACTATATGCAAAGAAACAGTAATAGGCTCCAGATTTTTAATTTCATTTATCTATAACAGATCTAAACATAAGATGCGATTATAATTTagcaaatataaaattgataAATGGTCTAATAGCATGCATATACGTTACTATGTAACATCAATAGTGAACACAGGATCATATTGGATTTGGGAACCTAAATACTGAGCAGTATAGGGCAATAATAGGTTGTTCAAACATTTTGAGTCACATGGGCCATTTCATCAATTATCTCATTTATTAAACAGAACTGATCAGAATGTTCCTATCTGTACAATATATACTCACAGAATCGAATGTCTCCAGAGGCAAACTTTCTAAGTGCCGCCTGATGACGGCATTCCCTTCTTTATGTACAAGTTTAATGTTTGTTAGTCCATAAATATCCATACCACCGTCAGTCagttttctctccctctccttctctggCACCTCGTTAAACATCCATAATTCAGAACCTGGAGCGAGAAATGCTTCTAGAACCTGCACAACAGCACTGACATTCATTTCCAAAGAAGTGCTTAAACAGGACTCAACCATGGTAAAACAGTTCCAAATCAAATTACCATTATCATGTCATGGATGTCACGTCGCCAACCGCAGAACAAAATTTTCTCTGGGTATTTAGGAGGGGTTGGGATATTAGGTAGAAAACCCTTTCGCACCTGACAAGAGATACCACacaagattaaaaaataattttaatctgGGCAAGTATGACTTGCATAACAGTTGGTACAAGAGAAAATATTATACAATATCAAGTTAGAGTTCAGCGAATCCACCTGTGGTAGAGAGGCAGGAACATAAGTATCGTCATCTTCTGCTATAACAAGGACCTCATCACCTTCTTGCAAAACATAATCATTATCAGGATTCATTAAGATTTTTCCAGCTTTTGAAGCAATCTTTACTCCACATGGAACAGCGTCAGGAAATGAGATTAAGACATCCCCAAATCGCATGCCATCTAATTCTGGCCATCTTTTAATGTAGAACTCTGCGTTTTCAAACCCCAAAATATCCTCCCATATCTGTAAAAGCATATGATATTTGATGGGTTACCATCCTAAGATGAATAGCAGGACCATCTAACAGTGCATCTCAGAAGGAAGGTTCAAATTTCCTTCCCTTGTTTGAGAACAATGGTCAAATTGAAGGTACCTGTGCCAGGCCTGGTTGGAGTGCACATTGTATCATCAAACGTCCAATCACATCATGGGCAACAACTGTTTCAATTAGTTCACCTCCAACCAGTTTCACCAAAGGCTCGTTGTCAAGGTCACTCATCTCTACAACAACATGTCCCCTTAAACCCTCTTTAACTCCAGTCAGGCTCAGGACCACACGTAAAGCCCGTGCATCACTCTATGCAACAAATAATGTAAGTATATAAGCATGTTAACTCCAAAACAGTAAGCTATTAGAAGAAAATACTAACTTGGTCTGCATTTTCATCGGATGCTAAAACAATAATAGCACGTGCTTTAGAAACAGAAACCTGTGTAAATAAAATAACGTGTTAGGCCTAATATAAGATATATTTATATGGTATTACAAGAAATCTTCCAAAGGGATAAATTTATAGAGCAAGCACAAGAAGACCAGAAGAGTTGCTTGAGCTGCTACCTTCTTCAGATCAGCTAGAATTAGAGGACTGCCACTTCTACATATTACAGATGTTCCCATAAAGTCAAACTCTAGCTTCCCAATGTCCATCTCCATTTCTTCCTTGTCTCTTTCTGCCAGAACAACAACGACACCACCACCAATACTCTTGTTTGCTATAGCTAGCTGCTTCAGGAGAGAGCCCTGGTCCAAGCAAACAAAGTTCAGTGCTCCCAGTCAGATTGGAGGAAATCAGGACGGAATACAAAATTTAACTACAGTGCATACAATGACTAAAACATTGCAAAAAAATGCCTTGGTATCTCCtgtcaattaaaaaaaaaaggaccaagTTGACTCCCAAAGCTCCTTCATCTAAAGATTTTGATATATAGGAATAATCGAAAAAATCCTGAACATAATGGGAGTTTAATATGTTGCAAGCTGGATTCCTAAAGTATGTCCACAACGCAAACATAAGATATCATTTCTTACAGGATCATCAGGTCCCAATCAGAACACACTAATTTAAGGTCTGCTTGACTAATTTATTTGATAATTTGGAAAGGGGAACAAAAACTACCTAAGAATTCAATACATAGCTTATAAGATCATTGAACCTAAAAATCCAACGGCAATTTCACATGACTCCATCATAAGTTCAGAACATTACCAACTTGTCGCTCCATCCGAGGATTAGTATATGGTTGACCTCTATCACCTCACTTTTTCCCTTGCGCCAGGAATCTACCTTCTCTGATATTGCATCTGACACAAGCCCAAGCATTGTGGCAAACACCAGCATACCCCCAGAGCTAATCGATACGGACACAATCCTTGGGCCCAGGCCAACCTGATCAGCATGGTTTCCTGAATCTGCCACAAAAGTCCATGAAAGCCAAAGAGCCTCCAGGAATCCACTGCCGCTGACAACATAAAGCGCAATCCCGCCAGAAGCAATGAGGATTATTGTGGCTAACAGGAGCGCAAGAAGCTTTGCGTACGGGTGTCCTGAGAAGAACACATCAACCTTATAAGCAATCCTCTTCTTCAGAGGCACTTCTTCCTCGGTGCTTCTTAGCCTAATGGAATCTGTGTTCCTTCGTCGAAGCTGATCAATGTACTTAACCAAGAATACAGGTATCGCAAAAACAAGCATTCTGCTACAGGAAGCTAAATTCCAGTCCGCGGAGTTGATAAAATCAGAACCATGCTGTCCGTTAATCTTGAACGCCTCAGTAGTTGTCTTACAGTCCACAGTACTAACACTACAGCATGATCTGATCTTTTCCTGCCAAAACATAATGACTTCTTATCTGTAAGCAAAATGAATTATATCCTAATGTAAACCGATTAGTGCAACCAATCTTCATAGACCAAAGAGATATATACCTGGAGTACGGTAGCTTTCATCCACTGCCATATAGCCAAGGAAAAACTTATGACAGTTACAACCAGCATCTGCAACAGTACCAATTTGGCAAGTTAGTACTGCATCGGTTGGTACAGCCAAAGCTAGCGTTTTAATGACCAAGCATATATAGCACAGCAGCTAGCTTCACTTACTAGTACAAGATACGGGGAGAGATCAAATCGCGGGGcgcgctgctgcggcggcggcggcgagagcgatCTCCTCTCATCCAGCAGCATCGGCCGCTTCACCACGGAAGCGaggctcttctcctcctcccgctgcgAGACCGACGCcgtctgcggcggcgcggcgggggtaGGGCTCCGGCtgtcggcagcagcagcagcagccgtcgtcgtcggcgtctgCTGCTGcgaccgcggcggccgcggccgcgaggCGTGCGGGCCGAGGAACGACGGGTAGCACCAGTCGCGGTCGAGCATGGCCGCCCCGCCGTTGGGCGCCGCGTAGGAGGGCTCGTCCACGGCCACGGTGAGCAGCCCCCGCGGCGCCGCGCCCGGCGGGAGCGGCGCCGTGGAGGAGCGGCGAACtaggatgctgctgctgctgttgctggtgCCCCATCTGTCGAACGCGGACGCGGCGGAGCCGGAGATGGTGCGCGACTTGGTGAGCTGCGGCcgaggcggtggccgccggggATCGGGGctcccctctccgccgccgccaccgctcgggctagcctcgccgccatcgctctCCGCCATTAGCAGCGAGCTCAAGCTCCCTCAACGCCCCAAGATTAGCAAAGCTCAAAGCTCCACTACCAAATTCCGGTTCAACTCCACGATTAAGCTATCCGCGCCCCCACTCCAAGTGACACTGACCCGTGGGCCACCCCGTGCTcagccccacctgtcagtgactcCAAGGAGTCGGCTTGCCCCTTTGACCAACGGAAGGCAGCAGTAACCGTAACCGTAACACTGGAGCAAACGGTAGACGGTGACGGAgacggcgggagacggcgggcggcggcggcgatcgatcGCGTCACGTGCGGGCCGGCCGCAAAGgcagccgagccgagccaggcccAGGTGGGCCCAACGATGCCGTGATCTGCCGCCTCGCGTGGAACAGCGGACACCGTGTCTACGGCTCTCTGTATAAAGTCTGCGCGGTGGGGCCCATTTGTCAGTGGGTGGGATCACTGTGCGGCTGTTTGCTGGGGGGTGCAGGGGATGCGACGGGGGACGGGTCGGCGTGGGGGGCATGTGAGGTTTGGGGGATGATCTACGCCGTCGGATGGTCCACTTGGCGGAGGGAGGGTGGATCTCCGCCGTCGGTTTGGAATCGCAGGAGCTTTGGGTTCGCGCTGCCCATGTTACGCCACCACGCGTAGGATGAAACAGGAGTATAATAAGGTCATTAGCGAATTAACTGCTCCAACTATGGATAAAATTATTATGCGTCGGCATCAGGAGATCGGGCGATGGTCATGTGCTCGTGCACTGGTTTAGTAGCCTGGGGACTAAGGGAGACCTTTATGTTTCATGATTATTGCAATATTTCTCTCTTGTGTATGAGTATgtgagaacaaaaaaaattgcatgttgCAAGGCGTTAGACAAAATTCATAGACATATCTACGATCTcgtttaatttttatttgtttacTGTCATCTAGAAAGACGTACAATGATTTCCATTACAACTAACATATGTCAATTTTATGATTCTCGCACAATTCTTTTGTTGACATGCACAAACACCTTGATCatgaagtaaaataaatttcTCAAGCGAATGTGTGTTATATGTCAGGGCACAGGCAAGTTAACCAATGACAAATGCACATTGACACCTGATAATCCAAACACGTGGTCGTTTTTATGCGTAAGACaaatttagcaaaaaaaatcatttatttttaaccactatttctctcttttattGTCAGTATGTACAAAATTAGGCCatgtttttctcctctctctctatctctgtaGTTTTCCTAACTGCGAAATTCACTTGAGTTTTTTCGCCTAAAATAGCCCGACGAAAATTTCAATCAAAACGATTTAATTAATTGGTCTAAACAAATTAATTGCACCACCATTTTTTCCATGTTTGTTAATTGGAGTTTATTTGGTTTCTATATGATTTTCGGAGTGGGGATCAATTCCTTGAATTTCCTTTCAAAATGGTCCAAAGGTTCGAATTTTCCCAAATTTCCTAAGTCcaaattccattttttttttcagaaaaagaaaaacccctATATCTTCTTTTCCTTCCCCGATGCTAGGCCGATGCTCCCCCTTCGCATCTCAGCCCAAGGAGCCCAAGCCCGAGCCGCCTCTGCTCAGCTGCACCCCAGCCTCCTCCCAACCGGCCCATCTCGGCCTGCTCCCTGCCGGCCCATCTCGGCTCACCATCGCCACCGGCCCGCCGCGAGCCGCccccgactccgccgccgcgctcggccCTAACCgctccgccttcgccgccgcttcaaggcagccgccgccggtgagcacctTCGCCATCCCCTTCTCGGCCTCCGCACTCGCCGGCAGCTGTATCCAGAGCCTCAGATCGGAGttgcggcaacggcggcggcggccacgatgGCCATCCGACACTACTGGCcgatggccgcggcggccgtcgggTTCAGGCTCGTCCTCGTGCTCTTCGGTGGGGATCTCCACCTCGCCTCTCGCCCCGAGGTCTCCACCCCGCTCACCTCCATCCGCCGCCGTAagcgccccctccctctccccccaaCATCCTCCTCGCAGGCTCCAGTTGTGCCGTCTCCGTAATCGGACTGATCGTTTGGTTCCTTGTGTGTTTTGCAGTGGCGGAAGGGTACTGGCTGAAGCAGGCGTCCATGTCGCCATATTCCGGTACCACACCCATCAATCTTGCTTGCTTAGCCTTTTTTTTACTGTCTCATGTATTTGCATCTGAAGTCGTGAATTGTTGAGCTTGGGATAGGGATGGAATTACTAAGAACATGAACCTTTTAAAGTAATTGATTGGGTGTTACCTTTACTGGTAAGTGCCATTAAGCTGAAGTGCTGCGAAGCAGCACCTAGTGGGAGTGATGGAGCCAGAAATTATCAAAGTGTAAGGCTAAAATAGGGCTCAACTAATGAGATATTggttttctcaaaaaaatacgTGGTAGTTTAAGAGGATTTAAGCATGATTTTGGAGGCAAGCCTAGGGCTCAAGGCCAAGCTGCCCTAGGCTTGTCTCCGCTAAGTGGTGCGTGTTAAGAAATAATACACACAGCTACTATACCATGCTTAACAAAACGTTGTGCAGGTGCTTATCATTATTATAGGTTTATCCACGATGTTTTAGTTCGATCTAtttgaaatttgtttttcttgtagcATGAACTGGAAACGAGTATTCAGCATGTTGAATGTTTTGTCATTCAGGTTCAATGTACCATGGTTTCCCTTTGCTTCTATCGCTTCTTGGCCCGTTGACTAACAAAAGTTGATTGATCCGTTGGCTATGATGCTTCTCTGGTTGTGTGATTGGTTGCACTGCTGCAGCTATACCTTGATACTATTGGTTTATTTCATTAGACCAACGTTTGAAATACTAATAACATCCTTATATTTCATGCTATCACAGGTCTGCTGGACATCATGTTCATGTTTATTGCAGGCAAATAAGTTGGTATGTAATTTATTCATTACAACTAGTATCTATGACTCTAGCAGTATTAGTTACTTGATTTTCATAAATGAAAAAGATTTTTACGATGgtgtttattattatgttaGCATGTAACTATTCAaaccaaatgaaaaaaaatcaagcgctACCTTTTGACTTTTGTTGGAGATCTTGTAATTTATAATCACTTACGAATGCAAGACAGTTTGATTTTTGTGGCTGTAGATTTTATAGCTGCCATGCTCATCCGAGCAACTGGCCATAGACTCAACATAACACGCAATAGAAGCTTGAATTCACTTGAGCTCACTGAGGCAGTGAGTAATTCAGGTGCGTCCTATATTCAGAATGCAGAATATGTTTTATTGGATGCTGACATTATTGTGCTTAGTTTGCTGACACCACTTTTCTACTTGTTTTACCAATGTAGTATCATACAAAACTCCTGTCAAATTTACAATATCAAAGCTTCAAGAGTTCGTTAATTCATTGAACTGTTGTTATTTGTTAGAGCACCAATTTGTCTTGCCGTAATAAAGAGATAGATGGAACTGCTATGAAACAATTCATTGTCGGATTAATTGATCAGTGGTACTAGCATATTACAAGGCGCAAAAGGGaaacactataatgaatcaaatTAGTTCTAATATTCTTATGATACTGTTCCTGCAGTTAACATAAGTGCAGGAGATATTGCTTCCCTCATATACTTGTGGAACCCCTGGGCGATAGTTACTTGTGTAGGTTCATGTACATCACCAATCGAGAATTTAATGGTTGTGATAATGATCTACGGAGCCTGTTCACGTAAGTGCtctaaaatatgtttttctcTTCAACATTTTTctggtattttttaaaatttcagtAGAATTATTATTGTTCTCATTTGTCAAAGCATCAGTAGCCACATTTTCATGAAGATGATATCTATCTTTGA
Proteins encoded in this window:
- the LOC127758130 gene encoding probable ion channel POLLUX, with protein sequence MAESDGGEASPSGGGGGEGSPDPRRPPPRPQLTKSRTISGSAASAFDRWGTSNSSSSILVRRSSTAPLPPGAAPRGLLTVAVDEPSYAAPNGGAAMLDRDWCYPSFLGPHASRPRPPRSQQQTPTTTAAAAAADSRSPTPAAPPQTASVSQREEEKSLASVVKRPMLLDERRSLSPPPPQQRAPRFDLSPYLVLMLVVTVISFSLAIWQWMKATVLQEKIRSCCSVSTVDCKTTTEAFKINGQHGSDFINSADWNLASCSRMLVFAIPVFLVKYIDQLRRRNTDSIRLRSTEEEVPLKKRIAYKVDVFFSGHPYAKLLALLLATIILIASGGIALYVVSGSGFLEALWLSWTFVADSGNHADQVGLGPRIVSVSISSGGMLVFATMLGLVSDAISEKVDSWRKGKSEVIEVNHILILGWSDKLGSLLKQLAIANKSIGGGVVVVLAERDKEEMEMDIGKLEFDFMGTSVICRSGSPLILADLKKVSVSKARAIIVLASDENADQSDARALRVVLSLTGVKEGLRGHVVVEMSDLDNEPLVKLVGGELIETVVAHDVIGRLMIQCALQPGLAQIWEDILGFENAEFYIKRWPELDGMRFGDVLISFPDAVPCGVKIASKAGKILMNPDNDYVLQEGDEVLVIAEDDDTYVPASLPQVRKGFLPNIPTPPKYPEKILFCGWRRDIHDMIMVLEAFLAPGSELWMFNEVPEKERERKLTDGGMDIYGLTNIKLVHKEGNAVIRRHLESLPLETFDSILILADESVEDSIVHSDSRSLATLLLIRDIQSKRLPSKELKSPLRYNGFCHSSWIREMQHASDKSIIISEILDSRTRNLVSVSKISDYVLSNELVSMALAMVAEDKQINRVLEELFAEEGNEMCIRSAEFYLYEQEELSFFDIMVRARERDEVVIGYRLAKDDQAIINPEQKSEIRKWSLDDVFVVISKAGNATYFVKTTVMRSNPVVYSSTF
- the LOC127758140 gene encoding serine/threonine-protein kinase SAPK4, which codes for MEKYEAVRDIGSGNFGVARLMRNRETRELVAVKCIERGHRIDENVYREIINHRSLRHPNIIRFKEVILTPTHLMIVMEFAAGGELFDRICDRGRFSEDEARYFFQQLICGVSYCHHMQICHRDLKLENVLLDGSPAPRLKICDFGYSKSSVLHSRPKSAVGTPAYIAPEVLSRREYDGKLADVWSCGVTLYVMLVGAYPFEDQDDPKNIRKTIQRIMSVQYKIPDYVHISAECKQLIARIFVNNPLRRITMKEIKSHPWFLKNLPRELTETAQAMYYRRDNSVPSFSDQTSEEIMKIVQEARTMPKSSRTGYWSDAGSDEEEEKEEEERPEENEEEEEDEYDKRVKEVHASGELRMSSLRI